Below is a genomic region from Drosophila albomicans strain 15112-1751.03 chromosome 2R, ASM965048v2, whole genome shotgun sequence.
AACAAAAAATGTAGTCAtcaatgtttgtgtgttggcaGAAATTAGATCTTGTTATTGTGGGCCCCTCTTAACATGCTAAGTAAATATACTGCTAGTCCCAATTCCTcacgaacacacacaatatGTACACTTACACTCGGTCATCCATCATTTATTCACCGCTTTCATCTCATCTCAAactatatttcatttacagAATTGCCACCAATGCCGACACAGATGCTGACATCATGGATGGTGAGGATGCGTAGCCATTACTGTTCTGCACTGATTCCGATGGCAGTGAAGAGATTTGTTttaccagcaacaacaatgagctgaattgccacagcagcaatgTTGATAGTGCCACAGGCCAAAGCAATGGTCATGTGGTCATCAGCTAGCATTGGCTTCAAGACTCCCCTAGCAAATCGTCTGCGAGAAATCAATCAAATGTTGTAACGGCTCCTGCTGGCCAGGTTCCAGTACATTGTTCATCATATCATCAACTTGGTCGTGGGTACGCCTTGGGTTCCTCATGGCAAcatttgaattgttgtttttatctGACCGGAATTACAAGAGAAATCTTTGGAATTAGTGTAACAATTTTGTAGCAAAGTTATTTGAACATGATCCGCGAGTATaccaaaaaggcaaaaaaaaaggatttcatagaaagaaaatactactttataatataaacatacacatatgAGAGTTGTCCCAATAACTctaatgtaattaataattataacataATATAGCCTATTCTAATTATACGTTTAGTGTGTAATAGTGACTATGTTATAAGGCTGTGAACATTCAACATCTTTGAATCgtgtaaaatgtttttaaaaattgtctaAAGATCCTAATATGCTATCGAAAGTATTTCATgtgtacaatattttatttataatacatataaaaagttttaatcaCAGTTTTATCAGTTAATCGATCATTTTCCAACACTTCTCGTTTGAATCTAcgtaaaattgtttttattcaatttattgtcCTATATTAagatgcaaataaaatgaaataaatattattaaataagtgcaaaaagatttgaaaaattgttttttattttaaagaataaacCATTTTCCTAGTGTTTTTCAAGCAATTACATCGTGAGCTAagttaaataatatagaattattaatatactcaacaatttttatattaagcACTTTGGGGGCGTTGATTTTTATAACAGCTCATTAGCACATGACGTATTACATCAGTGCTTGCATACTTGTTTtgtaattgatatttaaatagtcGCCATCCGAATGAAAGGGAAATTAATGGAATGAGTTAATCAAATCAACAACGTAATTACCTGTTGGGGTAGTAATATTACCATATGAGCATATTTCGGACTGACAGATGTGTTTCTAATTCGATGAAGTCTCTTTCATTACCGTTAAAGCaactaatatttttaaaatgtatctttaagtataatatttcataaatcaGTAGTTTTcgaatattaattattagttaATTGTCATATGCAGAGgattaaataattgatgaGTTAacttttagaaaatatttagaaaataatacaagGAAACATACTTCTTAGTATGATTTTTTTGAATGGCTTAAATGAAAAGCGGCAAGTGTcacttaacagctgttaaCTATTAAAAGCTTTCAAGCGGCCAAGCTTTCAAATCAGATGATTGAGAAAATCTCACCACGATAATTTTACATGCACTTAGATAAGTGTAAATATCATTATTTAGCTTGGTTTAATTCGTTCTATGTGGTAGAATCGTGAAAACGTGTTATGATAATCTATATACTAGGAGAATTCTCATAGAAAACTATTCAATGTATTTGTTCGATTTTATTAAGCTGCTGGACGTTTAGTGCTTCAGTCCCAAGATGAGGGCTGTGTTAATAACTGTGATATTTCTGCAGCTATGTGTCGGTTTAGAGTGCGTAATTGAACTGCGTGGGTAgcgtatttaaaattcatatgacatattgttttgattatcattatcTCGCTTTTCGCAGCGAATGCTGTCAAGAAGTGTCATTTCGGAGATACTAAATGCATTAAGGAGACAGCTAATAATTTAATACGCCGATATCCAAAAGGTATATCATCCATCGGATTAAAGCCGCTCGATGTTGTTCACGTGAAAGATACTGTACTCGTCAACGATCCTCCGGTGGGCAATGCATGGTATCACTTTGAGTTGGtgaatcaaattaattatggCTTCGAGAATGTAACGATAACGGAAGTGCACGGATTCGATGAAGATCCCACGTCGTCAAAGATTGAAATAAAGGGCATAATACCCAGGCTTGTATACAAGGGTAACTATATTGCTAAGGGTCGAATGCTGTGGATGGTGAATATTAATTCAACTGGCGACTCTGAGTCGGagtttttcaactttttttttgagttctCCTTAAAAGTCCAAACCGAGTATCGTAACAATAAGCGGTACCTTAAGATTTATCAACTCGTACCCAATGTCGGCCTCGATCGGTGGGTTTTAGAATTGGGAATTgtaacaattaataaattatttcatattacaGCTGGATAATGTGGTTGGATAACTTTTTTCCGGACAATTCGGACTTAACCAttctaattaataaaatatttaatgcgaATTGGGTTGAGTTTTGGAATGAGCTAGAAAAACCCATATTGGAAATATTTACTAGTGTTTTTCTCAgcataatacaaaatactttagAGAATGTTGCATACGATGATATGTTCCTATccaataaatacattaaagaGTTATGATCACACTTTGTTCGCTTACTTAATATACAGCTTTAACTTCCTTTAATACCACCCAGAGAATATTCAACGGGCTTGTAAGCTAACCAAGACAAGAAGATAAACAAGTTATGCACTTttctatattataataaacatttcacCTCATTTGTCTAATTACAATTCAGCAAACTTGTATTTCaacatattttctttgttgCATATTCACCACTAATTACGTTAAGACGTGAGTTTCTGATTTTGCAGGTAACTAGTTCTATAACTATGCAAAGAAGCTTTTCAGCTTTGTAAATGTTCAACTGATGTAAgccaatattttattcaatcaagAACCGTAAACAAATCAAGTACACTTTAatgcatattgaaaatattcataacagaaaaaattgtattgaaaaaaagtaaacaacaaaatgtaccaaatattatatgttgcgATAAGTTTACAGTTTATCATCGCGTCGAAATGTGAAACACTACGTAGGTAACTATCAAGAAATAAGGAAAGCTTTTGGATAACGTAAGCCATTTTTAGCTGAGAGTATTACAAAATGTCACTACGGAGATAACAGGTGTGTGAGATTGTCGATCAATGAGGTAATTGAGAAATTTCCTAAAGGCATCCCAGTGATTGGAATGAAAGCCATGGATGTTGTCAAGCTGCCAAATGTTCAATTCGCGAATAATGATGAGCTCAATGATTTTTGGTTCAAGTTAAAGCTGTATAACCAATCAATTTACGGGTTTGAGAATACAGTTATATCGGAAGCTAAGGGATTCGTTAAAGATCCAACATCCGCACAGATAAAAATTCGGGGCGTAATACCCAAACTTGTCTGTGCGGGTAATTACGATGCCAAGGGCCGCATGCTATGGATGCTGAATATTAATGCAACTGGAGTTACTAAATCAGAACTTAGCCATGTATTGTTTAGAATGGCTTTAAAAGTTCAAACTGAATATCGTAATAATAAACGATACCTCAAGATTAATGAACTTACACCCAATATCGGCATTGATCGGTGAGCTTTCTTGTGCATCTAGAAATTGTGACAATAATTAATTCACTTCTTTTGCAGCTGGCAAATGTGGTTTGACAATTTCTTCCCGGAAAATCCGGCGTTAACCACTGTtgttaatacaatatttaatgagAACTGGTCTGAAATTTGGAAAGAACTAGAAAATccaatattgcaaatatttactaatGTACTTTTAAGTATGctgaaaagtatttttgataATGTTCCATATGATGACTTGTTCATATCCAAGAATGACACCAAACAATTATGAATACAATAATTCACACATGCTTTATATACAAATAGCGTTTAGTAAACTGAGCAATAAAATCAAGTCATGAGCTTCaagtaattataatatatgtacatacgttgcacattttataaaatggtTTTCTGGATTGCATACTCCCCACTACTTGAGATAAAACCGAAACACAGCTAACTAAGAActggatatatgtatatattagcATTATGAATGTTCAAACGTTTTAATCACGCGAAAAATGTAGACAAAGCAACAAGTGCACATTATCTATTAGTTATCAGAAATCtaaataacttaataataGTTAAATTGAAACTTGTGAAAAATGCGAGGAATTTTAAAAGTCGTGATCAGTTTGCAGTTTCTGGTTGTGTTTAGATGTCAAACTTTAACATTACGTGGGTagccaaaaatgtatttcaaccACTATTTAATAATCAAAGTGTTTTATAGCAAAGGGtattcaaaaatgtaattacgGAGATCTAAAATGCATTATAGAGTCTATGAATAATGTTATTAAGCAATTTCCAAAAGGCATCCCAGCCATTGGAATGATTCCCAcggatgttgttgatgttccAAACTTAGAATTGTGGAATAATGACGAATCAGGCGGGGTTTGGCTGAAGTTCCAgctttttaatcaaattaattatggatttgaaaatacaacaataacgaaACTAAAAGGCTTTGGCAGAGATCCAACAGCTACTACGATGGAAATACATGGTCAAATACCAAGTCTTATACACAAGGGTAGCTATATAGCTACAGGACGCGTTGGATTCACCCTAATAAATACAACGGGAGAGTCGGTATCGGACTTTCAGCATTTTCAATTcactttgaaattgaaagtaaTTACAGAATACCGTAATAATACTcgttatttgaaaatatacgaATTGGTACCAATTGTTAAAATGAAGCGGTAAGTACtcaataaatatcatatttatattttcgaaaACAATACGAACCATTCTGCTATATACTAGCTGGATTTTATGGCTGGACGAATTTTTCAAGGAAAACTCGGACTTAACACTTGCTgttaataaagtttttaatgccCATTGGGTAGAATTCTATAATGAAATGGAGCCGTCTATTTTGGATGTTTTTAGCAAGGTCTTTACCAGCTTGATCGGAGGAATTTTTCATAAAGTGCCCTATGACGAACTGTTTCTTAACAATGATTTTGgtaatgaacaaaaaagttgaagttgttattgtatttacatttttgaaataaatagtttaCGTTTTGTCCATGGTCAGGAACAAGTTTTGTATATAAGGGTAGATGCACTTATGCATTTAACGTTAAATTCATGCGAAATGGTGAAAATCTCGTTTGTGCTTTAAAAAACCGGTTTCAAAACTATGCGAATTACAACGAGATTGCTAGTATATAAATGTGCAAGTGCACGCTCAATTGTTGTCTTTGAGAGTGggataaataaatagtatattctAATAACAGCTtgatgtttaaaaatatattaatccAGATCTATCCGTATcctgttattattaaatgttataacatttttatatgagGTTTCTTAAATAGTTGTACCGAAgtttctagtatttttatgtttccATTTGTATTGTAACAGAAAGTATTTTGAGTTGGAGCACACATAAATGTTGCATAGAATGATTTCCGGTTTCGTAAGATTTATCCAATAGTTCCTATAAAAAAAACCACATTTTTGTGATACTACTCACAATTCGGTTATCTGGTTAGAAGAAGTTTACATTGTAGCTGAGATGAATCCAGGTTTTGAAGTGAATTTTGTTGTCTTAATTCGACTGCGGTTAGACGCGTGCTGCGAGTGTATCATTGTAATTGATAAAAccatcaaataatttaattggatATTCAACAATGACTTAAAACAAAAGCTCATATTCTACATCCGACATGCAAGACACAAAATTTACTTCATGCTTACCATCAAGGAACTACGCAATAATAAGCAATACCTTAAAGTGTGTCCAATACTCAAAAAATACATGCTAAAAAAATAATCgattataaaatttcaatgtttaataaaaattgggTAGAGATTTGAAATGGCGTTAAGCctatatttaagtaaaattgaattcttgTCTCATTTATCCACAAGATAAGTTTTTGATTTGCCGCGGTTCTTGAATGTTCCGTCCAATTTGAGTTCGTCGTAGAATATATGATCGTTGTAGCTTTCATCTCGATAATACATATGTTGATAGCCCTTACTGCTGTTACCACGCTTGAATTTCTGATGATCGGCGGATAGTTTGAGCAGCTTTTGTCTGCGATGCGGGTGTCGAAGATGTTGCAATGGAGTCGCCTCATCAAATGTTGATTTTGATTCCTGATTCTGTCGTTTGGGTCGTCGCTGACGCCAACCCCATTGCATGCGCTTAACAGCTGGTGGTGGCAGAGGACTTAACATCATTCGCGACGGTGCCTTCCAGAGATtctttttggatttttgtttttttcgccATATGTCTTTGTACTTGTCGACTACACGACAGACTTGCATGTCCCTTGGCTTGGGAATATTGTCATCCAGTTTCGGCGGACACTGCAACACATAATACAATCCTGACACAGATTTGTCCGAATGAGTCACCTCCATGTCCAGCAGCCTTAATGGAAGTTTATAGTAAGCAAACATATTGCGTTCGACGACAATAGCCGGTGTAGCTCCCAGATGTTGCAACAGGCCCAAGATTAACTGccacatttttaaatgtaaccTCACTAGATATGCAGGGCCACActtataaatgaataaattttagGCTCCAGTGAGCTTTGCATAACTTGCGGTTACtaactttaattttgctttaatttgtattacagCATTGCAACGCTTTAAACAGACAACAGGTTTTCCTAGCAACCAGCAAGTTGAACGAACCACAGTGCACACCTAGACCTAGGTCAATCAATAATCGTAATTGTggtataaatagaaattgaaatagaaatagctAAACTTTGTGAGCGGAAGTCATGCAAGAAACTGTTGCTCAATTCAAGTTTAGCAACAATGTTGCCCTTTACCAATTTGTtttagcaacatgttgcccAACGTGCAACAGTTGTTTGTCGCGATGTAATAATGGCGCCTGCGCTAGAATTTCCTATAAAATTGCAGGGGAATTGATTGGGGTAGAAGATTTCC
It encodes:
- the LOC117576216 gene encoding circadian clock-controlled protein daywake-like, encoding MYQILYVAISLQFIIASKCETLPESITKCHYGDNRCVRLSINEVIEKFPKGIPVIGMKAMDVVKLPNVQFANNDELNDFWFKLKLYNQSIYGFENTVISEAKGFVKDPTSAQIKIRGVIPKLVCAGNYDAKGRMLWMLNINATGVTKSELSHVLFRMALKVQTEYRNNKRYLKINELTPNIGIDRWQMWFDNFFPENPALTTVVNTIFNENWSEIWKELENPILQIFTNVLLSMLKSIFDNVPYDDLFISKNDTKQL
- the LOC117576906 gene encoding uncharacterized protein LOC117576906, which gives rise to MWQLILGLLQHLGATPAIVVERNMFAYYKLPLRLLDMEVTHSDKSVSGLYYVLQCPPKLDDNIPKPRDMQVCRVVDKYKDIWRKKQKSKKNLWKAPSRMMLSPLPPPAVKRMQWGWRQRRPKRQNQESKSTFDEATPLQHLRHPHRRQKLLKLSADHQKFKRGNSSKGYQHMYYRDESYNDHIFYDELKLDGTFKNRGKSKTYLVDK
- the LOC117574680 gene encoding uncharacterized protein LOC117574680, giving the protein MRAVLITVIFLQLCVGLECVIELPNAVKKCHFGDTKCIKETANNLIRRYPKGISSIGLKPLDVVHVKDTVLVNDPPVGNAWYHFELVNQINYGFENVTITEVHGFDEDPTSSKIEIKGIIPRLVYKGNYIAKGRMLWMVNINSTGDSESEFFNFFFEFSLKVQTEYRNNKRYLKIYQLVPNVGLDRWIMWLDNFFPDNSDLTILINKIFNANWVEFWNELEKPILEIFTSVFLSIIQNTLENVAYDDMFLSNKYIKEL
- the LOC117576215 gene encoding protein takeout-like; the protein is MRGILKVVISLQFLVVFRCQTLTLPKGIQKCNYGDLKCIIESMNNVIKQFPKGIPAIGMIPTDVVDVPNLELWNNDESGGVWLKFQLFNQINYGFENTTITKLKGFGRDPTATTMEIHGQIPSLIHKGSYIATGRVGFTLINTTGESVSDFQHFQFTLKLKVITEYRNNTRYLKIYELVPIVKMKRWILWLDEFFKENSDLTLAVNKVFNAHWVEFYNEMEPSILDVFSKVFTSLIGGIFHKVPYDELFLNNDFGNEQKS